Genomic window (Actinomycetota bacterium):
TCAAGTATGTGATCTTCAACGGCCGCATCTGGACCGGGTCCCGCGGCTGGCACGGATACCGGCACCCATCGAATCCATGCAACTGCGACCCAACCCTGCGCCACGACGACCACGTCCACATCTCGGTACGTCACTGAGGGTGTCGGAATCAGCCGCTCGGGCGACACCATCGTCAAGGGAGGCTCGTCTCGGGCGTCGGCATTCGGTCGCGATGGCCGACCCAGGCGAACGCCAGCCGGGCCAAGATCTCCGCTCGCAGTCGATCGCCGCCTGCCCCGGTGGCGCAGCAGGGCCCGCAGATCGCGGGTGGCCTGTGGCGCGATCCAGGCCTCGGCAGCAGATCAGCCCGCCGCAGCGACAGCGAGCACGGCTGGAGGAATCCGGAAGATCGCGAACCTCCAGGGCCAGTCAGTAGCCGGGGTGGGGAAGCGCTCTCCGGCCGCTGGCCGCCGTGTCAGCAAACTCCGGGAACCGCTGTGCTAACCGTCGTTTCTCCCAGGCGGACGACGAGGGATGTCGCTATTGCAGTGCAGTCGAGCCCTCCCGCGCCGGTGAGCGCGGAAGCTCCTCCACCGACACTCCCGAGCTGGGGTGATCACTTGCCCTCGCTGTAGGCGTCGTGGTAGTTCCACCACTGGTACGGCGGGGTTTGCGGGTAACCCTCTGGCGAGTCCTCCCATTCCTCCTGGCGGCCGAGCGCGGTGATGTCGAGGTAGTTCCAGGTGTTCCCCATCTGCTCGTCGCCGCGGGCGTCGATGAAGTAGGTGCGGAAGATCCGGTCGCCCTCGCGGAGAAACGCGTTGGTGCCGTGCCACTCGTCGACGTCGAAGTCCTTGTCGAAGTCGTCGGTGATCGTGTACCAGGGGATGTGCTCCCATCCGTGGCGCTCCTTCAGGCCCTGGATCTCGGCCTGGGGGGCGCGCGAGGCGAACACCAGCGTCGTGTCCCGCGCGTTCAGGTGGGCGGGGTGCGCGACCTGGTCGGCGACGAACGAGCAGCCCACGCACGCCCGCTCCGGATATGAGCCGCCCTCGGCGTAGGTGGTGACCTCGGGCCCGTAGAAGGCGCGGTAGACGATCAACTGACGGCGGCCATCGAAGAGGTCGAGCAGGCTCGCCATGCCGTCGGGCCCGTCGAACTGGTACGCCTTGTCCACGGCCAGCCATGGCATCCGCCGACGCTCGGCGGCGAGCCCGTCACGGGCGCGGGTCAGCTCCTTTTCCTTCACGAGCAGCTC
Coding sequences:
- a CDS encoding DUF899 domain-containing protein, whose amino-acid sequence is MKTPPIVSPQEWEAARQELLVKEKELTRARDGLAAERRRMPWLAVDKAYQFDGPDGMASLLDLFDGRRQLIVYRAFYGPEVTTYAEGGSYPERACVGCSFVADQVAHPAHLNARDTTLVFASRAPQAEIQGLKERHGWEHIPWYTITDDFDKDFDVDEWHGTNAFLREGDRIFRTYFIDARGDEQMGNTWNYLDITALGRQEEWEDSPEGYPQTPPYQWWNYHDAYSEGK